TCCTAGCCCTCAAATATCACCTATTGTTAATGCTTCTCCACCTGTTCAACCACCCCAACCTGCAATACCTCAATTCCCTAATCTAGGGTCACTTACACAGAGATTTACAAATTTCTTTAATCCTCAAAACAATACGCCAACCGCACCACCAATAGCAGCAAATCCCCTAATTCCATCTAGCAATACTGGTGGAGCAAGCAATTCTTCAAAAACTGCTACAGGTACAGGCAATACTTCTGGAACAAATAGAGGTAGTGGTAACGGCTCTGGTACTGGTACGGGTAATGGTAACGGTACTGGTAATGGTAGTGGTAGAGGTACAGGTAGTGGTAACGGCTCTGGTACTGGTACGGGTAATGGCGACGGCTCTGGTACTGGTACAAAGCTGGCTACAGGGTCGGGCAATATTAATAGAAACCCCCCTGTGCCTAGATCTGGAAATACATCTCCGAAATGCGCTCCTTGTACTAAACCAAGACATCCTTCTGGGGCTGAAGAATTAGAAGGCACAGTAGTTGTCAAGATGGATGTTGACAAAGATGGCAATATCAGCAATATCAATCTTGCCAGCGGTAGTGGTCATAACATCCTCGATCAAACAGCACTGGAAACTGTCAGAAACGAGTGGAAGTTTACAAAATCTGACAACGGGCAAGCGGGAATTAAGAAAAAAATTACCTTTACTTTGGAGGGTTCTAACTACAACCGTATCGCTTTAGAGCGTCAACGTTTAGCAGAAAAGAAACAACGTGAACGTGAGCAACAGCAAGAGCGCCAACGCCAAGCTTTGGAACGTCAACAACAGCAAGAGCGCGAACGTCAACAACGGGAAGCTAATCAGTTAGTGGCACCAGTTCCGGCTGGTATTCCAGATAATACATCGCCACCAATTGTGCCATCAATTCCAGCAACACCGCCTCCTCTGGGTGCGTCACCAATTCCAACACCAACGCCACAAATTCCAGCAACACCACCACCTATAATCGTTCCGCCTGTACCAACACCAAATGAGCCAGAAGAAACTTCAACCCCAGAACCATCGGCATCTCCTTAACTTCAGAAGTTAGCGCCAGGATATTAGACCTTTTAGCGTTAGTCAAATTTTAGATAATTAACCACGAATGTAGGCGTAGCAGTGCGGCAGGCTAGCACAGATGCACATAGTTAATTAAGAGAAAATTTTCTTAATAGCTGTGATTTTTAAATGAAGAATTACTGTGAAATTAACCTTAATCGCACTAATAATCAATAAATAAAAAATGCTGTAAAAGTTAGACTTAGCAAATTTATCCATAGTTAATCAAAAAAATTACTTATTAGTAATTTTTTTCGGGACAACAAATCTAGCCAATTACAAGATTGCAATTCAACTGTCGTAAGGTCTGGTGTGAGAGATATGATCGTGCAAAAGCAAATAGTTAATAGTGCTTGGATGGCTGGGGTAGTATCGGTAATAATTGCTCAACCTGTAAGAGCGGATATTGCTCAAATCACTAATGTACGAGTTAACCCAACTGCTGGGGGTTTAGAAATAATTTTAGAAACAGCCGATCGCTCAACCCCTCAAGTAATTCTGTACAGTTCTAGAGGAGCGTTTGTTGCTGATATCATTGCTCAACTTCGCATTCCCCAAGGAACTGTATATACCGCAAATAGCTCTTCAGCAGGAATTACGGCTGTTACAGTTACAGCTGTTGATGCCAACACTACTAGATTAACGGTAACTGGGAATGGGGGTATACCTACAGGAGGCGTAAATTCTCAGGGTCAGGGATTAATCTTTAGTTTGACACCTGCAACAGCAATAAACACGGCTGAAACGCCAGTTGTGCCGAGTGCAGATACAGGTATGACTACTTCTGATGCTGATAACGGAACAGCAACTTCAAATGATGATGAAGATGTTGAAGAAATAGTTGTAACGGCTAGCCGTAGACCAGAAGTTTTAAGGAATGTCTCGCGTTCTGTAACTGTAATTCCCCGTGCAGAAATTGAACAACAAACAAATTTATCGAGAAATTTAACTGATATTCTTGGGAAGTTTGTACCAGGTTTAGGTGCGCCGACACAAAATACTGAAACTTATTATCAATCAATGCGCGGTCGTAACCCTCTGATTTTGATTGATGGAATTCCTCAAAATGCTAATACTTCGACTGCTTTTGCTAATGAACTTAGAACTATAGATCCCAGTGCTATTGAACGAATTGAGGTAGTGCGTGGTGCTAGTGCTACCTATGGGAATGGAGCAACAGGTGGTGTGATTAACATCATTACCCGCAAACCTACTGATCAAAAGTTGTCTTTTCAGACTGATGTTTCGGTGAATAGTTCTTTAACCCGTTTTGAGGATAGTTTAGGTAACTCGATCACCCAATCTTTATCTGGTAGAAGCGGGAATGTGGACTACACTCTAAGTTTGGCGCGAACAGATACGGGTAGCTTTTTTGATGCAAATGGCGATCGCATTCCCAACTGGCGCTCTAACTTAGATAATACCGAAAACTACAATATATTAGGAAAATTGGGAGTTAACCTCGATCCACAGCAACGTCTGCAACTCTCGGTTAATTACTTTAAAGATTCTACTTTTAGTGAATATATTTCAGATACCAGCCTTGATGGTAATGAAATTTTTCCAGAAAAAGCCCGTGCTATTCGTATAGACGGTCTTCAGTATGTTAATACTGATCTACCAGGGAATTTAACTAACAACATCAATTTAGATTATTCACACCAAAATATATTTGGTAGTAGAGTACAAGCACAAGCATACTATCGTACACAGACAACTTTTGATCAATATGGCGACGTAAGTCTTCGTAACCTTTCAAGGACACAACGGTTTGAAGGACTGATTCAAGGTGAACTAGAATCAGAAAAGCTGGGCGCACGGTTACAAATAGAAACACCTGTTTCTAATGCTATTAATTTACTTTGGGGGGTAGACTACTCTACTGAAGATAACTCCCAAATATACAATATGTTAGATAAAGAGTTATACACTAACAGTGGCAATAGACTTTTAAGAGCAACTGGTGAAAGCCGCACACTCACACCTCTTTATAATGTTAATAATTTAGGTTTATTTGCTCAATTACAAACAAAGTTAAGCGATCGCTTAACTTTAAATGGCGGTATTCGTAATGAAAATATCGGCTTTAGCGTTGATGACTATAGCACTATATGGGGGGCTAATATTAAAGGTGGTTCGCGTAATGTCAGTGCAACTGTTTTTAATGTTGGTACTGCTTATAATGCTACTGATGCAATTAGTGTATTTGCGGATTTTTCCCAAGGTTTTTCAATTCCAGATTTAGGTCGTGTATTACGAAATCCACCTGATAGTTTTGTTGATGCTGGCACTTCTGTTAATTTAACTGAACCACAAAAGGTTAATAGTTATGAAATAGGTGTACGTGGTAACTGGCGCTCTGTAAAAGCTTCTTTAGCTGCTTTCTATAACAACTCAGATTTAGGTTCAAGGTTAGTAGTAGTTGATCCAGAAAGTCCGTTACAGGTACAGAGAACACCAGAAAGGTTTTATGGTTTGGAAGGAACCGTAGATGTAGAGGTAGGAGGAGGATGGCAAATAGGTGGAACAGCTACTTTATCAGAGGGAGAGTTTCAAGATGTCGATGATAATGATGGTGATGAAGATACAAAAGAGTATTTAGCTTTCGATGTTTTCCGCGTACAACCAACTAAGTTAACTGCATATGTGGAAAATAAAACTACTTCTAGTTGGAGTAATCGCTTGCAAGTTTTGTATGTAGGCGATCGCAACCGTGCTTATGAAGACGGAACTCAACCTTTACCTATTAAGGGTTATATGACTGTGGATTATATCAGCAGCATTAAATTAGGTCGTGGAATGCTACAAGTTGGCGTAGAAAATTTACTGAATAAACAGTATTTTCCTGTGCAATCACAAGACAATGGTGGCTATGATTTTGATTCTGGGAATGTAGCAGCAAGAGGTCGAGCGCTCCGCATTGGCTACTCTCTGAGTTGGTAGCTAATTTTATTCAGGGGAAGGGCGCAGGGAGGAGGAAGGACACATCTAAAAAATTGATTTTTCTTTCCTTCACCAAGCGCGTTCTTCCTAATCACTCATAGCTATGTTTGAGGTTTATTGCTATGAAATTTAGGGAAATTGCATTTAGTCTGCACCAATACTTAGGGCTATTTTTAGGGATATTTTTAGTAATCATGGGGGTGACTGGCAGCTTATTAGTATTTGGTCACGAAATTGATCACTTGCTCAATCCCAATTTATTTAATATTTCACCCCAAGGGCAACGAGTACCTATCGAATTGGTGCTAAATAATATTCGCCAAGATTATCCAGATATAAAATTACAAAGTATCACTCTCCCGCAGCAAGCTACAGATGTATATGAGTTGCGGATGCTATCTAGTGATAGTAGCGCAGTTAATATTTATGCTGATCCTTATAAAGGGGTAATACTAGGCTCACGCCTAGAAGATGAAGGTTTTTTTAATTTCCTATTTAATTTACACGTTTACCTGTTAGCTGGCGATACTGGTATGACAATTGTTGGTATTGTTGGCTTGCTGCTACTGTTAATCAGTATTAGTGGCATTATTGTTTGGCCTGGTTGGAGAAGATTTGCTCAAGGTTTTTCAATTAAATGGTCAGCTAATTGGCGACGGATTAATTTTGACATACATAAAGTAGCTGGGATTTTTTCTGTAGTCTTTCTGCTTTTAATTGCTTCAACTGGGTCGGCGATCGCATTTTATTCATTTGTTGAGCCAACAGTATATTCTTTGACTCGTACATCACTACCATCTCCACCAACTTCACAACCTAGCGCTGGTCTCAAACCTTTATCTGTAGATCAGATATTACAAAAAGCCAATAGCGTTTTACCAAGTGCGAAAACTACTTTTATTTCTTTGCCAGCTAGCCCTGTTAAGCCTGTTAAAGTCCGTAAAAAGTTTTTAGATGAAATTCATCCTAATGGTGAAAATTATATTTATATTGATCAATTTAGCGGCAAAATTTTAAGGAGTGAAAGTGTTTTAGAAGCACCTTTAGCAGCTAGAATTTTAGGCGCACTTTACCCGCTACACATTGGTAGATATGGTGGAATGATTTCTAGGATCATCCATATTTTTGTAGGGATAGCAACTACAGGCTTATTCTTTACAGGGTTAGTAATGTGGTGGCATCGTCAAAAGCTGAAAGCTCGACACAATAAAATTATCAAGCAAAATCAAAAAGATTTAGTTCAGCGCGATCGAGATGGTTATTGGATGAATGAATGGCCTTGGTTTTAAATTTAGCTGTTAATGGGGATGCGATCGCTTCTTATTATCCTTATAAGACAAAATATAATTTTACAGTAAAAGTCATTTGCAATAATTAATTTGTGTATAATAGGAATGACATTTTGCGTATAGATAAACGCTCAATTGCTTAAGTTAAATTTTAATTAAGACAGTAAAGAAATATTCTTCAAAAAGACTATATGGACAGGGAAAACACAGAAGACACAATAATTCATAAAGTCGTTGTCAATGATGAAGGTCAATATTCAATCTGGCTGGCTGACCGAGAAAATGCGTTAGGCTGGCATGACGCTGGTAAAACTGGCTTAAAAGCTGAATGTTTAGCTTACATCAAAGAAGTTTGGACTGATATGAGACCTTTAAGCCTCCAAAAGAAAATGGCTGATGAAGCTTTAAATCAATAAACACGATCAACTAAATATTGGGTAACAACTTTAGTGTGCGTTGCATTAAAAATATATTTATTTAAATGTTAAATACAAGCAAATCTGCTCTTGGCGCTTGGGTAACATTTCCTCAAGCAAATCCTCAAGCAAACTTACGTTTATTTTGTTTACCCTACGCTGGTGGTAGTAGCGTAACTTTTCGCACTTGGAGTAATCATTTACCTAAAAGTATTGAAATTTGCCCAATTGAACTTCCAGGGCGAGGATCTCGTTTTATTGAAGCGCCTTTTACTCGTTTGGACTTACTTGTGGAAGCGATCGCATCTTCCCTACTTCCCTACCTAGATAAACCTTTTGCATTCTTCGGTCATAGTATGGGCGCGGTTATTAGCTTTGAACTGACACGGCTGATCAATAAAAAATACGGTTTACTTCCAGCCCACCTATTGATAGCAGGTCGCCACGCACCCCAACTTCGCGATCGCCATCCTCCAATTCATACCCTTCCAAAACCTGCTTTTATACAAGGATTATGCCGATACAAAGGTATGCCTAAGCAAGTTTTAGAAAATACTGAATTGATGGAAGTATTCTTGCCTATTCTTAGGGCAGATTTTGCTATTTGTGAAACATATAAATACATTGACGAACCTCCACTTCCTTGCCCTATAACTGCTTTTGGTGGCTTACAAGATTCTGAAACTAGCGTAGATGAACTAGAAGCTTGGCACAAGCAAACAAATAATTCCTTTTCATCACATCTGCTACCTGGAGATCATTTCTTTATTCAGTCAGATCAACTACTTCTACTTCAGCTAATTACCCAAACGCTAACTTGATTTAGCATTATTCAGCAACTTTAAGCAAAGGGCTATACTTGTTGCATATCAACCTTTAGAGATAAGTAATCTTACTTAAGGTAGAACAATAATTATTAGTGAATTAAGTCTTAGGGATGAGACTGTGCTAGTTACCAATTGTTAGTCTTCTTTACAAACTGATACAAAAAAACTGTATTGCACGGCCAGGTGCATATACAGTCAACTAGAGAAACAGGAGATCTGTTTCTTATATTCAGCATGACTAATGTTTCCTATCTCAACACGATAGGAGTATCAGCAGTCAATTGTTCACCTAAGTTTTACGCTGTTATGGAGAAGAAACTTTTAAGCATTAGTTTGCTGCTCTCATTGCTATTTACCAGTTTACTAGGTTTTTTTGATCCTGCGTCAGCCAAAAGTTCACCTAGACAAGCTTACAAACAAGCTAAATACGGAAATTTATATAAATATCGGTCGAGTAGTTCTCGTCGGTATAGATTGAAACGGCGTTCTAAAAGGTATGCACGTTACCAAGGTCGTGCTAATACTGGTATAGCATCTTGGTATGGCTCTGGACGTACTGCCAGTGGCAGAGCTTATGGTTCCAATACGGCGGCTCATCGTTATCTACCCTTCGGGACAAGAGTAAAAGTAACTAATCTAAGAAATCGCAAATCAACCTGGGTAGTAATCAACGATCGCGGGCCATTTATCGGAGGTCGAATCATTGATTTATCTAGGGGTGCTGCCCGACAGATAGGAATGAGCGGAATAGATCGGGTAAGTATCACCTATTAAAGTTAAACAGTCCGAAACAAGTCAAGCTTAAAAAGAAAAAGTTGAGGCACTTAAAGTGTCTCAACTTAACTAATTTTTAGATTCTTAAATCGCTTTAAGAACGTCCAAAAACAGATTTTACTGTTGATGTTAAAGATTCTTTAGCATCCTTGAGGGTTTGACTAATTGGCTGCTGGGTGTGCAGGAAGATACGAGCGCAATTGCGTCCAGGCATACCTGAAACTGAACCACCTGGATGTGTTCCAGCACCTGTAAGGTATAGTCCATCAATAGGTGTTTTATAATTAGCTAATTCTGGTAGTGGACGGAAAAACACCATTTGATCTAATGTCATATCAATATGGTAGTGATTTCCTTTAAGAAAGCCTGTACGTTCCGCTAGTTCTGGGGGACTTTCTACACGACGAGCGATGATTGAGTTTTTGAGGTTGGGTGCATAATCTGCTATTTTGTCGATAATGCGATCGCCTACTTGTTCCTTCAACTCATTAGTCCAACCTGTGCCTTTCATCCCTGTACCATCTTTACCCGCAATCTGGTAAGGTGCAAAAAACTCGATCCACATCGTATGCTTACCTTCTGGAGCCATTGAAGGGTCAAGCAGTGTAGGCACTACCACATATAAAGATGGATCTTCTGGTATTATGCCAGCAGTGGGTTCGCTATGAGCTACTTCTACGTGATTCACTGAATCAGCAATTAGCACAGAACCAATTAGATAGTCGTCTCGATGGTTGTGGTGTTCAAATCGAGGTAATTCAGATAAAGCTAGATCTACCTTAACAACACTCTCATTATTGTTAACAATCCGGCGATCTAAACGTTCCCGTAATTCAGGATCAGCATCATCTACATCACCTGCATCCACCATATTTAAGAACAAACGTTTGGCATCAATATTAGAAATTACACCTTTATTTGCTCTAAATTCTTTACCGCCAGCAACACGAACGCCTACAGCTTTACCATCATCAACCAAAATCTTTTCTACTGGATGATCGCAAAGAACTACACCACCTTTGCTCTTGACCAATTTAAGTAACGCTTCGACTAATGCACCACTACCACCACGTGGTCTTGCCATACCTGGGTTGTGGCGCATTGCCATCATAATTGAACCAATAGAAATGGTTTTTTGGGAAGGCGGCGCACCTAGTTCTGCCGCTAACCTTGCCAAGGGAGCTTTGAGAAATTCCGAATCAAACCACTCCTCTAAAACGTCGCGAGGACTGGTGAACATTGTCCGAATAAAATCTAATGTTTTATCTGGGCCTCCCAATAGAGAAAATAAATCTTTCAGTTTGGCAATATCATAATTGCCAGCCATATCAATTACAGACTTAGGCGGGGCGTTAAATATCGGAATCATCATACCGATAACTCTTTGCCAGAAGTTAGTAAATTCTGCATACTTCTCAGCATCACGGCTATTAAATTGGGCAATTTCAGCACAAGTTTTTTCAACAGAACCGTGAGCTAAAAAATATTTACCGTCTGGATGCGGGCAAAAAGTTACAGGGTCACAGTATAGATACTCTAATCCATACTTCTCTAGTTCTAATTCCTCGACTACAGGGCCAAGATGAATAAATTCATGGTCGATAGAACAAAGGTTGAATTTAAAACCAGGTGCTTCTTCAGGCATTACTTCTTCGGTTGTTGCTCCTCCCCCAGGCACAGAACGCCTTTCAAGTAGCAGCACACTATAACCTTCTTTTAATAGATAAGCAGCACAAACTAGCCCATTATGACCTGCGCCAATTATGACTACATCGTATGATTCCATGAATAATCTTCTGTTAAGGGGTGTCTCTCTTAGGGTAAAAATATTAGTAGGTATAAGTGTCTACCAGACGAAATAAATTGCTAAATAGCTGGATGGAAATAAACGTAACATCAGGGCTAGTCATTGATCATTGATCATTGATAATTGATCATTGATAATTGATAGAGGTATCTGGCGTAATGACTACCGTTACTCAATCGGCGGCTTTTTGTGAAGGCATTCAATATTTTGGTGAACCGCTACCAAATTTTGAGACTTACGGTAAGTCTCCTGTAATTGCAGAAGGTAAAACGAGCATAGCCGATCCTCACGATCAAAATGCTGTATTTCAAACCTTACTAGCAGCAGATGCCCTACGCTACCTAACGCTACAAATCACAGCTAGTAAAGCATCTGGACACCCAGGCGGTTTTGCGAGTTCTGCTGAAGCTTATGCTGCTTTAGTAATGCTGGGTTATAAGAATATCCTCACTGAAGTAGGACATCACGCCCCTGGATTTTATAGCGCCATGTTCTTAGATCGATCGCTCGAAGACATGGGCATAAATACAGTACAACAATTGCGTGATCGCTACCGCGAAAAACACGGACTTCTCGGACACCTCTCCGGTTATATCCCTGGTATTCTCGCTCCTGCTGGCCCACTTGGACAAGGGCAACACTTTGCAATGGCAGCAGCATTATTACACAAAGATAAATTATTCCCATTCACATTAGGCGATGGTGGACTAGGCGAACCTTATATTATGAGCAGCATGGCTCATTTTCACACTGCTTATCCTAGCGCGACCAACTTTTTACCCGTATTAGTGTGGAATGGTTACAGTCAAGAACATCACAGCATGGTTTCCACCAAAACCAATGAAGAAATGATTGCTTATTGGCGTGGTAACGGTTTTGAAGAAGTTGTGCTAGTAAATGCCAAAGATTTTGACGACCAAAACCAACCAGGAGATTATATTGATAGCACAGCCTTTTCCTTCAAACAGCGACTCGCATTTACCGAAGCTGTATTAGTGGGAATTGATCAAGCTGCGCGTTCTGCCTTAAATGGTAAGCTGACAGTATTCATTATCAAACAGCTTAAAGGTGCAGGTGTTCACGCCAGAGGTGCAAAATCCCATAACCTTTATCCTAAAGATACTTTAGATAGTCAACATATTTCCGAAGCCTTAAAAACACGTGCCTTAACCCCTGCTGCATGGGAACTTGTTCGCACAAACTGCGAACGTGCTGGGGGTGGTTCTGCTGCTAAAACAGCAGTAACCGAATTTGAGTTGCCATTGCCAGAATTAGGAGAATTACCTTTAACTGAATATCCCGTAGGTGGAGAAGCAAAAGTTTCTACTACAGAAATGGGGCGGTTAGTTGGTAAAGTAGGACAAATTGATAACAATTTCATAGTTACCAACGCCGACGGTAACGAAGCATCGGGTATTGGTAACATCAACCAAGCATTAAAAATTATCCACCCCACCAGCGACGAACTTTATAACCAAACCCCAGACGGGCAAGTTTATGAACCTTTAAGTGAAGACGCTTGTGCGGGTTTAGCCGTTGGTTTATCCCTGATGGGTGCTAGAACATTGTGGTGTTCTTACGAATCATTTGCCATCAACGGTTTACCAATTTGGCAAACAGTCACGCAAGCAATGGCAGAATTGCGCCGTCAGACTCCATCTACTATTACCTTATATACAGCAGGGGCATTAGAACAAGGGCGTAACGGTTGGACACACCAACGTCCTGAAATCGAAGCATACTTCGCCGCCATGATGCGGAATGGTAATATTTTTCCCTTATTTCCACCCGATGCAAATAGCATTCAAGTTTGCTACGACTGGGCATTAAGTACTAAGAATAAAGGAATTGTGATTACAGCGAGTAAATCACCTTTACCAATTCGTACAACTTTTGAACAAGCGCATCAAGCATTAGCAGATGGTGCAATAGTATTGCATGAAATTCCAGGTGATAGAACAGTAGTCTTTGCTGTTATCGGGGATATGACACTATTACCTGTATTTGAAGCAGCAGCATTTTTAGAAACCGAAGGTATTGGAGTGCGAATTGTTTCTATTGTTAACCCCCGTCGTTTATATCGTCCCCATGATGTTGCTTGGGACACCTGTTCTCAACCCGATGGCGACTTTTTAAATGATGCCAAATTTGCACAATTATTTGATGGTAATGCCTTAATTGGTGTTACAGGTGGCGCATCTGCAATGTTAGAACCTGTGATGTTACGGAGTAATTGTAAGCGCGATACATTTGCATGGAAACGTGGAGAAACTACTGCAAGTGCAGGTGAATTGATGGCGTTTAATGGGTTGACGGCGGAAGCGTTGACGAAACGTGCGATCGGGTTAGTGCATTAAAGCTAGATTTAATGCCCCTACTTAGGTTACAACTAGGTGGGGGCAATCTACAAGTTAAGGAAGTCTATAACAATGCGACCTGATTTAGAAGGTTTAGAGATTACTAAAGGCGAAGTCAGGAGATTGACTGGGATTGACAAAATATTCGACTTAAATTCTAATCCTTTTGAAATAATGATTTTGTCAATTTTATGTTTATCAATTATTTGGGAAATACTTTTGTATTCTCTCAGCGTGCTTTTTAAAATAAATCACTTAGAAGTATTAAAAGCTTTGTTAGAAAATCTGAAAATGCCAGCTTTTCTTATTTATATGGCTATACTATTTTTACCTCCTCTGATTATTAGTACATGGATTACTATAAGCATTAAGAAAAAAGAACAAATAATCAAAAACAATAAACCTTTGATGAAGTTAAGAAATGAGCTGAATCACTACAATAAACTTATTTACGATATTGATGTCTTAGATCAACTGGAAGCGGCAGGCAATCCTGTAAACTTATCTGATAGAAACAAAGTTATTGAAGCAATTAAAATAACCAGAGAAAACTTAGTACGTGCTTTTAAAACAGAAAAAATTTTGCGAGAGCACCCAAATTTTAAACCAGATAGTTTTGTAATTGATTTAACAGCTTTAAATGCCTTGCAGACCAGTGAACAAGCTAATGATTACGGCAGACTACTTAATGAAACTTTGCAGATTGCCGTTAATATGCAAGAAGAAATGTCAAAATTAACGTACAGTCAAGTAAAAAGTTAGTCAAAATACCCCTCTTCTGTCACTTTCCGAATCTTCATCTTAATAAAATTTTTTCAACAGAGGCAATATCAATTGATTGAGGGATTTGTAGTGCAATTTTTGCGATTTGGTCATCTCGTGGGATTGCTATTAAGAAATAACTGAGCGATCGCTTTCAAGACAACAGTTATAGAATTTAGAAATTGTAAGACTTTTCGGAAAGTGACAGAAGAGGAGTATATTACAAACAAAGCCGCGCGCCATAATCAAAAAATCTCATATTTGAATGGGAAATTTCAAGGCTGCATAGGCTGATTTTGTTTGTATATCTCCACTTTTTCGGGCGTGGTATATGATGTTTATGTTATCTGCAAGAGTCAGGAATTATACCAAACCAATAGTATCAAAAATATGAGCATCATAATATTGAAAATCTTCAAATTGAAACCTTAAATAATAATCCCACCAACTATTAGACTTG
This region of Oculatellaceae cyanobacterium genomic DNA includes:
- a CDS encoding TonB family protein, yielding MGLSTIAVEQREKEEQQLRSFLTYSLIGSLVTHIGLLILSTLWVKPAEVAAEEPIEIEIVDAPSIEETKPPENTELREEATAGGGSGGSGGGFAGGSGGGAGASEIETNSASAQVAPKSAIADARLSSVTSAPLPSIAPQPEVPQFKIPDVPQPLSTRQIASSLLPEPPVVPKLEPIPTPVASVPPEATPAPEPEPTPLASLPPDAIAEPVKPTPTPSPKEEPKPLATPSPSPTPSPQISPIVNASPPVQPPQPAIPQFPNLGSLTQRFTNFFNPQNNTPTAPPIAANPLIPSSNTGGASNSSKTATGTGNTSGTNRGSGNGSGTGTGNGNGTGNGSGRGTGSGNGSGTGTGNGDGSGTGTKLATGSGNINRNPPVPRSGNTSPKCAPCTKPRHPSGAEELEGTVVVKMDVDKDGNISNINLASGSGHNILDQTALETVRNEWKFTKSDNGQAGIKKKITFTLEGSNYNRIALERQRLAEKKQREREQQQERQRQALERQQQQERERQQREANQLVAPVPAGIPDNTSPPIVPSIPATPPPLGASPIPTPTPQIPATPPPIIVPPVPTPNEPEETSTPEPSASP
- a CDS encoding TonB-dependent receptor, with the protein product MIVQKQIVNSAWMAGVVSVIIAQPVRADIAQITNVRVNPTAGGLEIILETADRSTPQVILYSSRGAFVADIIAQLRIPQGTVYTANSSSAGITAVTVTAVDANTTRLTVTGNGGIPTGGVNSQGQGLIFSLTPATAINTAETPVVPSADTGMTTSDADNGTATSNDDEDVEEIVVTASRRPEVLRNVSRSVTVIPRAEIEQQTNLSRNLTDILGKFVPGLGAPTQNTETYYQSMRGRNPLILIDGIPQNANTSTAFANELRTIDPSAIERIEVVRGASATYGNGATGGVINIITRKPTDQKLSFQTDVSVNSSLTRFEDSLGNSITQSLSGRSGNVDYTLSLARTDTGSFFDANGDRIPNWRSNLDNTENYNILGKLGVNLDPQQRLQLSVNYFKDSTFSEYISDTSLDGNEIFPEKARAIRIDGLQYVNTDLPGNLTNNINLDYSHQNIFGSRVQAQAYYRTQTTFDQYGDVSLRNLSRTQRFEGLIQGELESEKLGARLQIETPVSNAINLLWGVDYSTEDNSQIYNMLDKELYTNSGNRLLRATGESRTLTPLYNVNNLGLFAQLQTKLSDRLTLNGGIRNENIGFSVDDYSTIWGANIKGGSRNVSATVFNVGTAYNATDAISVFADFSQGFSIPDLGRVLRNPPDSFVDAGTSVNLTEPQKVNSYEIGVRGNWRSVKASLAAFYNNSDLGSRLVVVDPESPLQVQRTPERFYGLEGTVDVEVGGGWQIGGTATLSEGEFQDVDDNDGDEDTKEYLAFDVFRVQPTKLTAYVENKTTSSWSNRLQVLYVGDRNRAYEDGTQPLPIKGYMTVDYISSIKLGRGMLQVGVENLLNKQYFPVQSQDNGGYDFDSGNVAARGRALRIGYSLSW
- a CDS encoding PepSY-associated TM helix domain-containing protein, with the translated sequence MKFREIAFSLHQYLGLFLGIFLVIMGVTGSLLVFGHEIDHLLNPNLFNISPQGQRVPIELVLNNIRQDYPDIKLQSITLPQQATDVYELRMLSSDSSAVNIYADPYKGVILGSRLEDEGFFNFLFNLHVYLLAGDTGMTIVGIVGLLLLLISISGIIVWPGWRRFAQGFSIKWSANWRRINFDIHKVAGIFSVVFLLLIASTGSAIAFYSFVEPTVYSLTRTSLPSPPTSQPSAGLKPLSVDQILQKANSVLPSAKTTFISLPASPVKPVKVRKKFLDEIHPNGENYIYIDQFSGKILRSESVLEAPLAARILGALYPLHIGRYGGMISRIIHIFVGIATTGLFFTGLVMWWHRQKLKARHNKIIKQNQKDLVQRDRDGYWMNEWPWF
- a CDS encoding MbtH family protein; its protein translation is MDRENTEDTIIHKVVVNDEGQYSIWLADRENALGWHDAGKTGLKAECLAYIKEVWTDMRPLSLQKKMADEALNQ
- a CDS encoding thioesterase II family protein, producing MLNTSKSALGAWVTFPQANPQANLRLFCLPYAGGSSVTFRTWSNHLPKSIEICPIELPGRGSRFIEAPFTRLDLLVEAIASSLLPYLDKPFAFFGHSMGAVISFELTRLINKKYGLLPAHLLIAGRHAPQLRDRHPPIHTLPKPAFIQGLCRYKGMPKQVLENTELMEVFLPILRADFAICETYKYIDEPPLPCPITAFGGLQDSETSVDELEAWHKQTNNSFSSHLLPGDHFFIQSDQLLLLQLITQTLT
- a CDS encoding septal ring lytic transglycosylase RlpA family protein; translated protein: MTNVSYLNTIGVSAVNCSPKFYAVMEKKLLSISLLLSLLFTSLLGFFDPASAKSSPRQAYKQAKYGNLYKYRSSSSRRYRLKRRSKRYARYQGRANTGIASWYGSGRTASGRAYGSNTAAHRYLPFGTRVKVTNLRNRKSTWVVINDRGPFIGGRIIDLSRGAARQIGMSGIDRVSITY
- a CDS encoding NAD(P)/FAD-dependent oxidoreductase, encoding MESYDVVIIGAGHNGLVCAAYLLKEGYSVLLLERRSVPGGGATTEEVMPEEAPGFKFNLCSIDHEFIHLGPVVEELELEKYGLEYLYCDPVTFCPHPDGKYFLAHGSVEKTCAEIAQFNSRDAEKYAEFTNFWQRVIGMMIPIFNAPPKSVIDMAGNYDIAKLKDLFSLLGGPDKTLDFIRTMFTSPRDVLEEWFDSEFLKAPLARLAAELGAPPSQKTISIGSIMMAMRHNPGMARPRGGSGALVEALLKLVKSKGGVVLCDHPVEKILVDDGKAVGVRVAGGKEFRANKGVISNIDAKRLFLNMVDAGDVDDADPELRERLDRRIVNNNESVVKVDLALSELPRFEHHNHRDDYLIGSVLIADSVNHVEVAHSEPTAGIIPEDPSLYVVVPTLLDPSMAPEGKHTMWIEFFAPYQIAGKDGTGMKGTGWTNELKEQVGDRIIDKIADYAPNLKNSIIARRVESPPELAERTGFLKGNHYHIDMTLDQMVFFRPLPELANYKTPIDGLYLTGAGTHPGGSVSGMPGRNCARIFLHTQQPISQTLKDAKESLTSTVKSVFGRS